The genomic region AAGAGGTAATGGCGTCATCTTTCTTCCCTGCCTTATTCTCGGCACTGCCGCGTCCGAAAAGGTTCAGCCCCAGGTAGTACTGCAGTTCTTCCTTGTATTCATTTTCTGAACTGTAATTCGGTTTATCTTCAGCTGCACGGCCAAGCTCCTGGCGTCCGCGTTCAACGCCCATAGCTGCAATGTCATTTGCAAGCTTAAGGTCAGCTTCTTCTTTTAACATCTGGCCTGCTATAGAATAAAAAGAGTACGAGCTCATCTTTGAGGAGTGCGCCTTAAGAAGCTCAAAGGCCTCACTGTACTTCTTTTGCGATTTGTATTGCCTTATGACTTCATCGTAAAGGTCGGAAGTGTACTGGCTTTTGGGGAAAGAGGCTTCAAAAGCCCTTAAAAGTTCAAGCTTTTTATTTAAGTCTGCGGTTTTGCTTATTTCAGCGTATTTTTCATCCTCTGCAAATTTTCCCGAGGGGAATTTCTCCAGAAGCTTCTTTTTATATTCTGCGGCTTTAGATGCGTTTTTCAGATTTGCGTACCATGTAGCCATTAAGCTTAAGTATTCTTCTGAACTCTGCGGCTTTTTTTCTGCCGCCTTAAGCTCTTTTGCAATAATGCTGTTGGCTTTTTCCCCCATTAAAGGTAAAATCACCTTAAAATACTGGTCCAGGTATTCGGTCTTAACCTGCGGATTTTTCTTAAACTCCTCCAGGAAAAGCTTCTGAGCGCCTTCGCGGTCGCGTTCCATTTCGAGGTAGCGGGGTCCCCAGGTGCCTTTTGCCGCAGCAAGGCCGGCCATTGTTCCGGGAAGCTCTTTTCCCTCGGCGTCGCAGAGGTTAACTACAAATCCCTGCCCTTTATTGTTATCCGTGGCCTCGCCATTCTTAAATTTAAATATTATACCCCGTGTTTTTGGCGAGGTCTTAATCACACCTGTAAACACGCCCCCTTCTTTTTTCATTTCCACGCCCTTTGCCTCATCAAGGTCCACACTGTAGAGGTAAGCAGTCATCTCAATTTTATCTGCTTCCTGAAGGCTAGTTCCTTCGGGGTTGTATTTAATTACTACTTCCTCTCCCGCTTTCGGATGCTCCGGGACGA from Ignavibacteria bacterium harbors:
- a CDS encoding redoxin domain-containing protein codes for the protein MKRHLLPTLAAISFLLLFTFAAKQPAPTISLVPEHPKAGEEVVIKYNPEGTSLQEADKIEMTAYLYSVDLDEAKGVEMKKEGGVFTGVIKTSPKTRGIIFKFKNGEATDNNKGQGFVVNLCDAEGKELPGTMAGLAAAKGTWGPRYLEMERDREGAQKLFLEEFKKNPQVKTEYLDQYFKVILPLMGEKANSIIAKELKAAEKKPQSSEEYLSLMATWYANLKNASKAAEYKKKLLEKFPSGKFAEDEKYAEISKTADLNKKLELLRAFEASFPKSQYTSDLYDEVIRQYKSQKKYSEAFELLKAHSSKMSSYSFYSIAGQMLKEEADLKLANDIAAMGVERGRQELGRAAEDKPNYSSENEYKEELQYYLGLNLFGRGSAENKAGKKDDAITSLAEAVSLLQNNEVSANELYASLLIEKGENEKALSHLESLIKTGNGTPLLKDYIKTAYEKKNGSENGFTAYMAELEAAAKQGMIQKLKKEMISDKAPDFKLKDLEGKEVSLSSLKGKTVILDFWATWCGPCRASFPGMKKAVEKYASNPEVRFLFIDTRERVEDKKKNAADFLQKNQYPFYVLLDNDSKVNELFKVPGIPTKFVIDKDGMVRFKVVGFGGNTDQMVEEIDAMISMAQ